The Candidatus Binataceae bacterium DNA segment CACGGACGAAGTATTGGTCGCTTCGCTCGATGCATTCGATTGCGTCACGTACATCGAAACCGTGCTCGCGCTCGCCCGCGCCCATAGTGTCGATGACTTCGTCGCGCGATTGCGCAAGCTGCGCTACGATCGCGGCATCGTGAAGTGGGAGCGCCGCAATCACTACATGACCGACTGGATTAGCAACAATGTGCGCGACGGGATTGTCACGCGCATTTCGGTTCCGCATCTTCCAATCCGCGCTAAGGATCGAATCCTGACCATGATCGCGGGTTTGCCGCCGCGGCGCGCTCGCGTCAGGTGCGTGCCGAAATCGGCGGTCAGGCAAGTCAAACTGCACCTGCGCGACGGCGACCTGTTGTTCTTCGTATCCACGCGCAAGAACCTCGATGTATTTCACGCCGGAATCGTCGTGCACGACGGTGATCGCATCGCGATGCGGCATGCGTCGCGCAGCAAAGGTGGCGTAGTGCAGCAGGACCTCGACGAGTTCCTCGCGCAAAACAGGATGGCGGGTGTAATCGTCGCACGGCCGATAGATACGGTGCGGCGAACTGGTGCTTCACGGGTACGAGTGGCGGCGGCGGGGTGAAATGTGAGTATCGTTTACCCAAATGACTACTCATCGGCGTCGATCCAACGGCTGATCGATACCGCCGACTCGGATGTGATCTTCCTCGGCGATCCGCGCGTAAGCATCGAACCCGGCCCGCGCATGTTCGATCGAATGGCGCAGGCGATCCGTGAGACGGATGCGGGATTGGCATATTCCGACGCCGTCGGATGTCCTCATATCGATTACCAACTCGGAAGTATCCGCGACAATTTCGACTTCGGCGCGGTGATCGCCGTATCGACTCGGGCGGCGCGCGAATCGAGGCCCGACGAATCCCTGAAGTGGGGCGCGCTGTACGACTATCGGCTGAGGATTTCTGAGAAATACCCAATTCTGCGAATTCCTGAGCCTCTGTACAGTGCCGCAGCGGCCGATTCACGTGCGAGCGGAGAGATACAGTTCGACTACGTGGATCCGCGTAATCGCGGTTACCAGATCGAAATGGAACGGATCGCGACCGCGCATCTGAAGCGCGTCGGCGCATGGCTCAAGCCGCACTTCGAAGCCGTGCCGAAAGCGACCGAGAAATACCCGGTCACGGCGAGCATTGTAATCCCAGTACGCAATCGCGAACGAACCGTCGCCGAGGCGGCCTGCAGTGCGCTCGCCCAACGGACAGACTTCGACTTCAATGTGATCGTGGTCGACAATCATTCAACCGACGGCACCACCGAAGTATTGCGAAGCATCGATGACCCGCGCCTGAGACATATCATTCCGGAGCGGCGCGATCTTGGAATCGGCGGATGCTGGAATGAGGCGCTCTACTCTCCTCACTGCGGGCAATATGTAATCCAGCTAGACTCGGATGATCTCTATTCAAGCGAGAACGTGCTTCAGCAAATCGTCAAATCACTCGACGCCGGTCCATATGCGATGGTCGTGGGATCCTACACGATGGTCGATTTCGCGTTGAAGGAAATCCCACCGGGCTTGATCGACCATCGCGAGTGGACGCGCGACAACGGCAGAAATAACGCGCTGCGTATCAACGGCCTTGGCGCGCCGCGCGCGTTCAATACTTCAATCCTGCGCCGCATCGGGTTTCCCAACGTCAGCTACGGCGAAGATTACGCCGTCGCACTGCGTATCAGCCGCCAATACGAAATCGGCCGTATTTACGATTCTCTCTATCTATGCCGGCGATGGGAAGGCAACAGTGACAGCGCGCTGCCTCACGACGTCGCAAATCGCTACGATCAATATAAGGACTGGCTCCGAACTATCGAGCTTAAGGCGCGCATGCGGCGATGATTGATGAAGTGGAAGCCCTGTTCGCACGCCAGCTACGCGCATGGCCGATGCTCGCGAAGGGCGTTGACGGCCTGGCGCATGCGACGACACGGGCAGTCCGCATCGACTGGTTCCAGGTGTTCGTCCGGCATATACCTCATCGGGTAGCCAGCACTACCGCGGCAGTCGATCGCGAATCGATCGCGAAGCGCCCGTGTTTTCTGTGCGCGGCTAACCTGCCGGCCGAGGAAGAGGGATTGCGTTTCAACGAAGAATTCACGATCTATTGCAATCCCTTTCCGATCGTCGAACGTCATCTGACTATTGCGAGTCGAGAGCATCGTCCGCAGCGGATTTCCGGCCAATTGAGCAATATGCTCGATCTCGCGGCTGCGCTACCGGGCTATTTCGTCATCTACAATGGCCCTGAATGCGGCGCCTCCGCACCTGATCATATGCACTTCCAGGCAGGCTCGCGGATTCTGTTTCCGATTGCGAACGAGACTGCGCAAATTACGCGGATCGACGTACCGCATTATTCAAGAAACGTATTCCTGCACCGCGGCCAGGATCGCTTTGCACTGATCAAGCGGATCGAGAGAAATATTGAGCTTCTTCAATGCGGCGCGACCAATCGTCCAGAACCGCTCCTGAATCTGGCCGCGCTTTACGAGCAAGGTATTTGGACAGTCTATTTGTTTCCGCGTAAAAAGCATCGCCCGGAAGTTTATTTCACGGGAGAACTGACAGTGAGCCCCGCATCGATTGACTTGTGCGGCATATTTGTCGTGCCGTTCGCGCAGGATTTTGAAAAAATCACCGGCGCAGCGATCGATTCGATTTTCGGCGAGGTCACTTTGCCCGATGATGAGTTTCACCAGGTAGTAAAGAAGCTGGAGAGTGAGCCGTGAACGTTTCGGTTGGGCTGGTCGAGGGTCAACCCGCAGTTGAATTCGAATTGCAGGGTTCGTTCGTTGATGCCGCCGGCAAGTCGTATTCACCGGGGCGGCACAGGTTCACTTCCGAAGTCGTTCTCACTCCATCCGATCCGGCTCAATGCGCATTCGCTTTGGACGACGTCACGATCGGAACAGGATTCCATTGGGAGCGCAAGGAGCGCCAGGTCTTCCGCGGCGCGCTGCGACTGTTGAAAAAGAAAGCGGGACTGACACTGGTCAACGACGTATCGCTCGAAGAGTACGTCACGAGCGTGATCTCGTCCGAGATGAGCGCGCTATCTCCACTTGAGCTGCTGAAGGCTCACGCGGTGATCTCCCGCAGTTGGATGTGGTATCCGAAAACAGCTCAGAGCAGTCCCACCAAATCGGCACCGCGCACCGCAAATCACGAAATCGTGCGCTGGTACGGGCGCGAAGCACATCCTGACTTCGACGTATGCGCCGACGATCACTGCCAGCGCTACCAGGGAATCACGAAACTAATCTCGCCGGCCGCCGGGGAAGCTGTGCGTGCTACGTCCGGCGAGTTCCTGCGCTACGACGGCGAGATCTGCGACGCGCGATTCGCCAAGTCATGCGGCGGAATCACTGAGCGCTACGCGACTGCCTGGGAAGACGAGGATGTTCCTTACCTTCGATCCGTTTTCGATGGTGCAGGTCAGGCGGAATCCCTCAGCGCAGAGGAATGGATTCGCTCTACTCCACCAGCTTATTGCAACACGCGGGATGCGGAACTGCTGTCGCGCCTTCTCCCCGGGTTCGATCAGGAGACGCGCGATTTCTATCGATGGCAGGTGACATACGCACCTGATGAACTGGCGGAAATCGTCGAATCGAGAACCGGCGTGCGACTGGGACCGATTCGCGACCTGGAAGCGCTCGCGCGCGGCCCCTCGGGGCGGATATATCGACTTAAAATCACAGGCGCGCGCGACTATGTAATCGTCGGCAAGGAGCTCGAGATCCGGCGCGCTCTGTCGCGTTCGCATCTTTACAGTTCCGCTTTCGTGATAGACAAAGAACCGGCCCGCATTATCTTGCGAGGTGCCGGCTGGGGCCACGGCGTCGGTCTCTGTCAGATCGGCGCGGCAGTGATGGCTACGCAGGGAAGGACTTACACCGAGATTCTGCAACATTACTATCGCGGCGCGACGGTCAGCGTCTGAGTATTGCTAGCTGCTCTATGAGGATTGGCTATGGCCAATAACGATTCAACTTCCGGGAGGATCGGCCGCGTTCAGGGCGAACCGAAGTATATAACGCCGCTGCTGGATGCTATTGCCGCGCAAGCTGCCGAGGCGGATCGAACCCGCTCGATCTCCAAGGATGTGATCGCCGCGATCAAGAAGAACGACATTATGCGGATGTCGGCGAGCCGCGAGATTTCCGGCCTTGAAGAGTCAATCGTTGCAATCGCAAATGAACTGCGCGCCATCGCGCCGCGATGCGCCTCGACCGCGTGGTGCCTATGGAATCATCTCTGCGTCTTTCATGACTTCGCAGCATCGCTGGGACCGAGGAACGCGAAGTTCCTCAGCGACATCATATCCAAGCGCGAGTGGGTATGCTTTCCGGGCGGCGCTTCTACCGACGTCACCGCAATCGATAATGATGGCAAAACGATTCTGTCGGGAGTTGCCGCATTCGGATCCGGCGCCAAATATGCGGAATGGACCGCGGTCGCGTTTCTAAAAGAGGGCAGCAGAGAGCCTTTGTTCACCGTCGCCGATCTTCGACATCCCAAGGTCCGAATCAAGGAAACCTGGGACGGCAGCGCGGTGCGCGCGTCGGCGACCGATCATGTCTATTACGACGGCGTCGACGTGCCGAGCGAGCGCGTCGTCTCGACACCCCCGATGTTTCGCGCAGTTCTCAGGCGCACTGACTATCCAGTGATTAATCATCGTTATCGCGAAGACTGGGTCGCGCTGTCCGTGGTATGGCTCGGCGCGATGGCGACCGGAGTCGCCGAAGCGTCGCTCAACGACACGGCGACGAATATCAAACACCGGATCGCGATCCTCGGCACGAAGATGGTCGAGAAACCAACTATTCACTTGAACCTCGGCCGCGCTCGCGCTCTGATCAATGCCGCGACCGATACGGTATATGCCGCGATGGCCGAGACTGACGCGCGAATCGCAGCGCGAGTGACACCGACCGAGGCTGACTACTTCCGTCAGACCTCTGCCGGAATGCAGGCGGTTCTGCTCTGCGACGAAGCGATGAAACTCATTCTCCGCATTCTCGGTGGCAATGGATTGCGCGAAGGCACGGACTTCGAACGCCGGTATCGCGACTTCCAGGCGATGCCGCTGCACATCAACGGCCACGTCGATCGAATATCTGAGCAGCTCGGCCGCATCGCACTAGGTCTCGATCCTCAGAATCCGTTTTAGCTGGCGCTCATCTATACGTAGAGCGCGGCGAGGCGTTCGAGCTCGGCTTCGTATGTAGTTGCGGTCATCCGCGTGCCGATCTGCATGATGACGAAGCGGTGCGCTCCGGCGTCTTCGTATTCGTGCAGGCCGCTCTGAACGCTGGCGCGATCGCCGCGCAACTCGCGCTTCATGATCGTGATATCGAGGCGGCTGAAATCGCGCCCCACGCTCTCGCATTCGCCACGCAGCTTGCCGAGCTCGCCGCGCAGGACCGGAGGCGCGAGAAAAATCGGGCACCATCCGTCGCCCCATCGCACGACCCATCGCAGCGCGTTCTTGTCCTTGCTGCCGATCAGGATCGGTGGACCGTCCGGTTGCGCCGGCTTCGGATACATCCGCACTGGCGGGAACTTTATGTACTTGCCGCTGAAAGACGGCTCGGGCTTGGTCCACAACTCGCGCATCGCGGCGACGTACTCCCTCGTCTGACTCCATCGATGGGCAAAATCGACGCCCAAGATTTCCGATTCCTCTTTGAGCCAGCCCGCGCCGATGCCGAGCATCACGCGGCCGCCCGAGAAGTAATCGAGCGTCGCGATTTCTTTCGCCGCGACGATCGGATTGCGCTCCGGCACCAGCATCACGCCCGTCGCGAGCTTGAGCCGCGTCGTCACGGCCCCGGCGAGCGACATCGCGATGAACGGATCGCAGATGTGCGAATATACTTCCGGAATCCGGCCTTGCCCCGGCGGCGATTCGGGCAGCGGAGTCGCCGCGTTGACGGGAATGATCGCATGCTCGGGAATCCACAGCGACTCGAAGCCGAGCGCTTCCATCTTGCGCGCGAGACTCGCCGGATCGACGGTGTATTCGTTGACTGTAAACAGGATGCCAATCTTCATTATGCGCTTGACCGAGGTCGGAACACGGCAACGATTATTGCGATCGACGCGGCGATCGCAAGCCACCCGAACCAGTCGCCGAACTTTGTATATAGCGTTGTGCCGGGACCGATCGGAACATCAGCGACGACGATCGCGGGATCCTCTTCGAACGTCGAGCGCGAGGCGAGCGACGAGCCATAGGCGCAGTGCGCCGTGACATAACCGGTCTTGGCCGAGCGCGCGGTTGCGAATCCATTTTCGACGCCGCGCACCCACGACATCCGCTCGTGCATCAATGCGTTGGGTCCTACCCAGTCCCATGCCGGCACCAGCATCAGGCGAATATCCTTTTCGCCGTAGCCGCGGATGAACCACGGATAGTCGAGGTCCTTGCAAATCGCGACGCCGGTTTTGCCCCACGGCGCATCGAAGGTGAATATACTTTCGCCGGCCTGATAGCCGGCTTCGAAGCCCCTCACGAAGTAGTGTTTGTGATACTCACCGACGAAGCTGCCATCGGATGAAAAAATCCAGGCCGCGTTGATTTGCGACGCGCTATCGCGTTCGTTAATGCCGGCAACGATCCAGAGGTGCGAGGCGGCCGCCGCATCGGAAAGAATTTTCTTGAGCGCGTCGCGATCGTCGGCGGTGGCGCTCACGATCTTTTCCGGCAGCACTACAACCTGCGCACCCTGCGCTGCCGCCTTCGGCACCTGGCTCGCGTAGAAGTTGAGCAGGTCTTCAGCCTTGGTGGGATCAGTTGATCGCCACGAGCCGAGTTTCTGATCGCTCGCGATCAACGCGACCCGAACGCGCGGCTCACGCACCGAAGTCGCGAGCCGCACCAACCCGAATATCATCACCAATGCAAATGCACCGATCGCAACCGAAGTCGCGGCGAGCCAAGGCCTTCCACTTCCCGCGCGATACCAGGCGAAGGCAACCGCCGACGCGGGCAGCGACATCGCGAATACTATTCCCCAGATACCCGTGATCGACGCGAGCTGGAGCAGCGGCCGCAGCGTGTCCATGCGATACGCCGGATTCGCCCACGTGCCGTCGTACTGGTAGGCAAGCAGGAAGTAGAGCGCTGAATAGAGAATCGGAAAGACGAGAGCGGCCGGCCAGCTGTTCCACAGCCGCGCCGCAGCGCGCGCGACGAGCACCAGTAATCCGACGATAATTCCTGCGGCGGTCGCAATCGCGACGAACACGAACGTCGAAAGAAAAAAAGACTCCGCGCTCCATTCGCCGAAAGTGCCGATGAAGATCGGCACGAACGCGCAGAGCATCGCGCGCGCCCGCGTCGGGGCCGCGAACGCCACCGCAAGCATCGGCATCGGCGCGAAGAGCGCGACCGGCCACATGTCGATGAAACGGCTCGCGATAAAGAAGCAGACCGCGGAGATCGCGATACAAAGCGCTTCGCCAAGCGGGCTCGCGAGGAACGGCGCGCTTTGAACCGCCTGAATCTCAGCAATTTTCGGAACGCTCGCCATCACCACGCTCCTCCTTTTGCGCTCAGTCTAGCTGCTCTGCGGACAACTTACTTTATTGACTGATCCTGACAAGTCGAGTGCGCGACTCCAGCCCTGACTATCCTGATTAATGCATCCTGAGCTCGTGTTTCAGAAACGCGCCGCAGCGCGCCAGCTAGCACAAATCGCGAGCGCGGCCCGCAGACGGACCTTTGATGCGGGCGGCTTTTGTTGCTAGTGCTGCATCGACAGCGGGAGGAGAAAATGATTCGCCTGATTTTTGTTCTGCGCCGCAAGCCTGCGATGTCGCGCGAAGAGTTCCAGAAGTACTGGTATGAAAACCACGCGCCGCTGGTCGCCAAGCACGCGACTACGCTCAATATCCTCCGCTATCTGCAGGATCACACGCTCGACGATCCGATGAACGAGCAGATGGCCCAGGCGCGCGGCGGGATGGAACCGGCCTACGACGGCGTCGCCGAACTCTGGTGGAAGACGCGCGAGGCGCTCGCATCGAGCTTCGGCAATGCTGCCGGTCAGGCGGCGGCCAAGGAGCTGGTCGAGGACGAGGCGAAGTTCATCGACCTGCCGAATTCGCCGCTCTGGCTGGCTTATGAGTATCCGCAGATCAATCCGTCCGAGGACATGGTGGCGCGTCCGGCGAGCGGCCTCGTGAAGATTTTCTTTCCGCTGCGCCATCCGCCGAATCAGACTCTCGAGCAGGCGCAGCTCTACTGGCGGACCAATCACGGCCCGATTATTCGCGGCCTCGCCGGCGGCTCGCGTCTGAAGAAATATTTCCAGGTCCACCGATTCGAAGATCCGATCGAGCAGCAGCTTCGCGCGCCGCGCGGAACGAAGGTTCCGCCGTATACCGGCCACGCCGAAGCATGGATCGATCGCGCCGAGTCGGCTGCGGCGGCAGGAACGCCCGAGGCGCGACGCGCAGGTCAACTCGCTGTTGAGGATGAAGCCAACTTCATCGACTTCAAAAACTCCTCGATGTGGGTCGCGAAGGAGCGCGTGGTTATCGATCGCCGATAGTCCTGTCGCTATTCTTTGAAGCTCCCGAGCGCGTCGAGATCGTCGATCGCTCGTGTCATCCGCCCGATGAACTCAATCGAGCTCTCGCGCGGTTGCATGATCGGCGCCTCGGGCGGCTGTCCCAGCGTTCCAGTCCACCAGGCGAGCGCGCCGAATGTCTGCTGCCGGTAGATAGTCCACGCCTTGTCGAATCCGATGCGGGGTCCGCCCGAAGACGCGAGCGCATCGAGGTAGAGCCGCAGCAGGTCGCGCTCCCACGCGCGCCGACTCTCAGTCGTGAGCGCCGTGGTGATCGCATACGAAAGGTCGCGGCCCCAGTTGCCCTTGCATGCACACTGCCAGTCATTGAGGCCCATTTCGCCCCCAGGGGTCGCATACCAATTTTTAAGATGCGGATCGGAATGCAGAAACGTTCGCGGGAGCTCACGATGCCGTGCGACTGATTTCAGGGTCGCGGGCCAGATCTCGCCCGCGCGCCGGAACAGCGCGGGTGGGATGACTTCCTCGGCTTGGGCGAAGCCCCGTTGGCAAGCCTCGCCAAAGCCAGCCTCCTCGACCGTGATCGCAAAGTAATCTTCCCAGTCATTGAAGCGCGCGAGTGTACTACTCAGTTCGGGACTTTCGTAGTACGCGGAATGGAGCGCCGCAAAGAGCCGCATCTGGCTCTGAGCGCGCTCGAGCGGCATCTCGGTCGCATGCTGGCAAAATTCGACGCGCCCCGTCATGTCCTCGAGGATGACAATCGAGTTGAACGTTTCAGGATCGAAGCGCGCAAAGAGCGGCCGCGGCGCCTCGATCGCAAGTCCGCGCCGGAGCGCGTTGTAAAATGTAACCTCGGCTTCGATACCGCCGTTCATGCCGAGCAGGTAACGGCTCTCCAGTCTTTGCGTGCCCTTGCAGAAGACGCTTTCCGGAAGCAGCGCACTTTTCCCCGCGCTGTTCCATTCCAGGAAGATTCGCCTGCGGCTCGACGTTCCTTCGTTCGTGTCTCCAAGTCTAAGAGAAACTACCTTTGCACCGGGATGATTCGCGGCCAGAACGATGCTGAGCCACTCGGGCGTGATTGCTTCATACGACAGGGGAAGATCTTTCTCTGACCGAAGTAGTCCGCCGGCCTGTTGCTCAGCCTCGAATCGCGACCGGATCTCCGCGTAAGTTGGTCTCATAACATCTTCCTCGTAGCGCGCTAGCGGCGGAACCTGGCGAAGTCGGGGCGGCGCTTTTCGAGGAAGGCGTTTTTGCCTTCGAGCGCTTCCTCGGTCCCGTAATAGAGCGCGAGCCCGCGCAGCGCCACGGCGCCAATGCCGCGGAGCTCCTCGCTCGGTGCGTTGAAAGAGGCCTTGGCGAGCGTGATCGCCGTCGGGCTCATCGATGCGATCTTTTTGGCCCACGCGCGCGCTTCGTTCATAAGCTCGGCCGCCGCAACGACCTTGTTTACGAGCCCCATTTGACGGCATTCATCGGCTGAATACTGTTCGCACAGATACCACATCTCGCGCGCCTTCTTTTCGCCGACCACGCGCGCAAGGTACATCGTGCCGAAGCCCGGATCGACGCTGCCGACTTTCGGCCCAACCTGTCCGAACTTTGCCGTTTCAGCCGCGATTGTGAGATCGCAGATCACGTGCAGCACATGTCCGCCGCCGATCGCATAGCCGTTGACGGCCGCGATGACGGGCTTGGGAATGTCGCGAATCACCGAATGGAGATCCTCGATATCGAGTCCCAGGTCCGATCGCACCGGCTTGCCCTTGTAGCCGCCCTCTTCGCGCGTGGTCTGATCGCCGCCAACGCAGAAAGCTTTTTCGCCCGCACCGGTGAGAATCACGCAGCCAACGCTGCGATCGCGCCAGGCGTCGTGAAACGCCGCGACCAACTCATCGACCGTCTGGGCGCGAAACGCGTTGAGCTGCGCGGGCCGGTTGATCGTGATCGTCGCAACGCCGTCTGCGGCTTCATATAAAATGTCGCTGAACTGCATGTTCTTCCCCATTGATGCGAGATTGATCCGGAACCTGGTCAGTACCCGGATCGATGCGGACCCTGGCGGACTATTGCAGATTGAACCGGCAAGTTGGAGCCGATCATTCGAAGAATGGCGCGAGCATTTTCACCAACGCTGAAGTGAAGTCGCGCGCGGTGCGGACTCGATGCGCGGAAGTTGCACATACAAGGGCTGCCTCCGCGATCGCGCCGGCGAGCAGATGTCCAATTGCCTCAATCTCGCGCGCCGATAACTGTGGTTTGCGTTTGGTGTCGATCGGCGCCTGCATCGCGCCGCCGAAGTAACGCGCGTCGATCTCGCGCCATTTCTCCCATCCGAGCACCGCTGGCCCGTCGGTCAGCAGAACGCGGCGAAACTTATCACCGGCAATCGAGGTGAGATACTTCAGCGTTCCCCGTTCGAATCGTTCGATGATACTCGCGCCTGACGCCGCGGCGGCGACAACCTCCGCGGCGAGCGCCGCCGTCATCTGCTCGAAGACGCGGGCAAAAATCTGTTCCTTGGACGCGAAGTGATGATAGACGGCGCCCTTGGCGACTCCCGCGCTCTCGGCGATATCGTCGATACTCGTGGCATCGAAGCCGGTTGCGGTGAATAGCTCCTGAGCCGCGCTTATGATCGCGGCGATAGTGGCGGCGCGCCGCTCGGACTGACTGGTCATCGTTGTTTCGTCCCGATTGACAAACCGACTGGAAGTCGGTAATTTTACAGACTCGAAGTCGGTAAATCGGAGACTAGCACAATGACGACAGTTTCCTCGACCCTCTGCTTCATGGGTGCGCTGCTTTTCCTTCTCGGTCTGCTCATCGGATTCGGTATCCCAAGTTTCCGCAATCCACGCATCGGGCTGTCGGCGCATCTGACGGCGATCGAGAGCGGTCTTGCGCTGATCGCTTTCGGGCTTCTGATCCCGCATCTGACGATCGCGGCTAGATGGGCTGGCGCGGTCGGCCTCGCGCTCTGGCTCTCGTTGTATGTGCTGTGTGCGGGACTCCTGTTCGCCGCAGTGTATGGCACAGGCAGGGTGTTCCCGATCGCCGGCGGAGACATGGCGGCGAAGGCGTGGCAGGAAAAAACTGCCCGCGTCTTAATCTCAATCGGGTCGCTGGGCAGCGTAGGAGCGATCATTGTTTTGCTGGCGAAATGGCAGTGGCGTGCGTGAGGTCGCGTCAAGCGGAAACGACTGGTAGCGATCGCGCGATTGTATGTATTGTGGCTCGCAGTGAGCGCCTCCCTTTTCCCGCCGAGCACCAACAGTGACTATCGCGGCTCGATCGTCTCCGCATACTTCCTTACCCTTTTCAGCGTTCTCACGATTGTGCCCGGCTGTATCCATGTATTCACGCCGGACGGCGGAGCGGGCAGTATCGCGGGGATCAACCTTGTCCAGAATGGCCGGGTGATTGTTGCGCTCTTCGCCTGGGCGGGTGCGACCCAGATCGCGTTCGGCCTCACGACGCTGGTCGTGTCGCTGCGCTATCGAACTTTCGTGCCGATCATGCTCGCTCTGGTGATTGTCGAGCGCACCCTTCACGCGCTTGATGCATGGATTCTCAAAGGCGGTCCGAGCGGACACCATCCGCCCGAGCACTATGGCGTGCTGGTAGTGCTGCCGCTGTTGCTCGCAGCGCTGGCGCTCTCCCTTCGCCCGAGCGGGTAACATCAAAGCCATGCAGCTTCCCGTGAATCCGCCGATCCTCCCGATGCTGTCAAAACGCATCGAGCAGTTGCCAGCCGGCGAAGGCTGGATATTCGAGCCGAAGTGGGACGGATTTCGCGCGCTCATTTTCCGCGACCGCGATGAGGTTTTTATCCAGAGCCGCGACGCGAAGCCGTTGAACCGCTATTTTCCCGAGCTTATCGAACCTTTGCAGGCCCAGTTGCCCACGCGCTGCGTGCTCGATGGTGAGATCGTGATCGCACGCAACGGCGCGCTCGACTTCGACGCGCTGCAACTCCGTCTTCATCCGGCGGCG contains these protein-coding regions:
- a CDS encoding phosphotransferase, producing MRPTYAEIRSRFEAEQQAGGLLRSEKDLPLSYEAITPEWLSIVLAANHPGAKVVSLRLGDTNEGTSSRRRIFLEWNSAGKSALLPESVFCKGTQRLESRYLLGMNGGIEAEVTFYNALRRGLAIEAPRPLFARFDPETFNSIVILEDMTGRVEFCQHATEMPLERAQSQMRLFAALHSAYYESPELSSTLARFNDWEDYFAITVEEAGFGEACQRGFAQAEEVIPPALFRRAGEIWPATLKSVARHRELPRTFLHSDPHLKNWYATPGGEMGLNDWQCACKGNWGRDLSYAITTALTTESRRAWERDLLRLYLDALASSGGPRIGFDKAWTIYRQQTFGALAWWTGTLGQPPEAPIMQPRESSIEFIGRMTRAIDDLDALGSFKE
- a CDS encoding enoyl-CoA hydratase-related protein, with amino-acid sequence MQFSDILYEAADGVATITINRPAQLNAFRAQTVDELVAAFHDAWRDRSVGCVILTGAGEKAFCVGGDQTTREEGGYKGKPVRSDLGLDIEDLHSVIRDIPKPVIAAVNGYAIGGGHVLHVICDLTIAAETAKFGQVGPKVGSVDPGFGTMYLARVVGEKKAREMWYLCEQYSADECRQMGLVNKVVAAAELMNEARAWAKKIASMSPTAITLAKASFNAPSEELRGIGAVALRGLALYYGTEEALEGKNAFLEKRRPDFARFRR
- a CDS encoding helix-turn-helix domain-containing protein; the protein is MTSQSERRAATIAAIISAAQELFTATGFDATSIDDIAESAGVAKGAVYHHFASKEQIFARVFEQMTAALAAEVVAAAASGASIIERFERGTLKYLTSIAGDKFRRVLLTDGPAVLGWEKWREIDARYFGGAMQAPIDTKRKPQLSAREIEAIGHLLAGAIAEAALVCATSAHRVRTARDFTSALVKMLAPFFE